One genomic window of Dysgonomonas mossii includes the following:
- a CDS encoding C10 family peptidase, whose protein sequence is MKKIKNLLVFFMIAGLVLSCSNDDVIEDKSASVDNPMALTGDELNSLNSGQGQELSESEIIDIVTSFQNQLLENSISYTNEIQTKSLKSKSLTIKDKYYLGEKSSTKSTSSSNISAPVYEVEISNADGTKGLALVSGDDRFPQIISYIPISEAAEDSHLKSEVKVKSRNIGADQMLGLSKETYKIQLENIVAQQSKKYATLEKIAKGLGINASQVDNNTIEKYVRLYGTNTSLDKYLKDENSTKSAPSDIDIRKAAISRGLPCGTLWHQSEPFNYKYDKDYVDILFGMVDYTYPPAGCAVVAMAQIVAALAPSTMKCYGMQMDWAYLKASKEIWRYDETRKIDMVSLLYKDIYVKSKSEPQWGKGQYGWPPVEVDCIVQNGTTSSNVENYFNSASGVTVLNNGKKMVQWDPELIRQSLFYSFPVFVGGKGHAFVLDEFICMPIGVTRQLIKQYDVYFHANFGWQGSGTGYYLVKDRVNGSITFETQGEGGDFKDTDLSVLTHIGKKNL, encoded by the coding sequence ATGAAGAAAATTAAAAATTTACTTGTGTTTTTCATGATTGCCGGGCTTGTTTTGTCTTGTAGCAATGATGATGTAATTGAGGATAAATCGGCTTCGGTAGATAATCCAATGGCATTGACTGGCGATGAGTTAAATAGTCTGAACTCTGGACAAGGGCAAGAACTATCAGAATCAGAGATAATTGATATTGTTACTAGTTTTCAAAATCAATTATTGGAAAACTCTATCTCTTACACTAATGAAATTCAAACAAAATCTTTAAAATCAAAAAGCCTTACTATTAAAGACAAATACTATCTAGGTGAAAAGAGCTCTACAAAGAGTACTTCGTCGAGTAATATCTCTGCACCTGTATATGAAGTTGAAATATCTAATGCTGATGGAACTAAAGGTTTAGCATTAGTTTCAGGTGATGATAGATTTCCTCAAATCATATCCTATATACCGATTTCAGAAGCAGCTGAAGATTCACATTTAAAAAGTGAAGTTAAAGTAAAAAGTAGAAATATTGGAGCAGATCAAATGTTAGGTTTGTCAAAAGAAACCTACAAGATTCAGTTAGAAAATATTGTTGCACAACAAAGCAAAAAATATGCAACTTTAGAAAAAATAGCTAAAGGACTAGGAATCAATGCGTCCCAAGTGGATAATAATACTATTGAAAAGTATGTTAGACTATACGGAACAAATACTTCATTGGATAAATATTTAAAGGATGAGAATTCTACAAAATCTGCACCATCAGATATAGATATAAGAAAAGCTGCGATTTCTAGAGGATTGCCTTGTGGTACATTATGGCATCAATCAGAACCTTTTAATTACAAATACGATAAAGATTATGTCGATATCTTATTTGGAATGGTTGATTACACTTACCCTCCTGCAGGATGTGCTGTAGTTGCTATGGCTCAAATCGTTGCAGCATTAGCTCCTAGTACGATGAAGTGTTATGGCATGCAAATGGATTGGGCTTATCTGAAAGCAAGTAAAGAAATTTGGAGATATGATGAGACGAGAAAGATAGACATGGTTAGTTTGCTTTACAAAGATATATACGTTAAGTCTAAAAGCGAGCCGCAATGGGGAAAAGGTCAATATGGTTGGCCTCCAGTAGAGGTGGATTGTATTGTACAGAACGGTACAACATCCTCGAATGTTGAAAATTATTTTAATTCAGCAAGTGGAGTAACCGTTTTAAATAATGGCAAGAAAATGGTTCAATGGGATCCAGAATTAATCCGTCAATCATTATTCTATTCATTTCCGGTATTTGTAGGAGGAAAGGGTCATGCCTTTGTATTGGATGAATTTATTTGTATGCCAATTGGAGTCACAAGACAATTGATTAAGCAATATGATGTTTATTTCCATGCTAACTTTGGCTGGCAAGGCTCAGGTACTGGTTATTATTTAGTAAAAGATAGAGTGAATGGCTCCATAACATTTGAGACTCAAGGTGAAGGTGGTGACTTTAAGGACACTGATCTATCTGTCTTAACTCATATTGGAAAGAAAAACTTATAA
- a CDS encoding tetratricopeptide repeat protein, with amino-acid sequence MKPLRFIPILAILLISCNIELTPDSKLLELSEQLIETYPDSALIFLNSIQFEEKFSDSQHAKYHLLKIKAKDKCYEDISSDTIIFKVKQYYISKNDKENIAQSFLYSGLVLLEQGDNKKAMLEFLEAERYISGVDRQDCLRGLIQSSIAELFYQELLLDEAIKRFKTAAFHFSKSNHYTNEAITYNQLGLCFLMKESQNDSASFYLQKGLEIADASNDLKLKEGFRQNLGLLYRENGKPDKAIEFFKDALNYTEDNVITAKIYYNIAKTYLSENNIDSTQYFINMARILPQSETDYHTKKYLNELESKILKSKGDYKQALSLNEEYLSFMEEEYLMNENKAILDIEKKYNYELIKNKHNNLLIKNQRVIIIFLALFILSIIMGISYYIKLSLNKKALEEADQKIIAFTDMVESYKQRVESFKQKNESFKQQEETFKSVLFRHFNILKKAALLEGYIRQRDREDGAKILKKFNEIIYGKEKLDWNILYDAMNKLHNGFLDSLYKTFPELDDEEFKICCLIYNDFSNTEISIICGLSNRSITARRSSIRKKIGVDDYGNINEFLKKSVEY; translated from the coding sequence ATGAAACCTCTTAGATTCATCCCAATTCTGGCTATTTTATTGATATCATGTAATATTGAATTAACTCCTGATTCAAAACTCCTAGAATTATCCGAGCAGTTGATTGAAACCTATCCAGACAGTGCGCTTATATTCTTAAATTCAATACAATTTGAAGAGAAATTTTCTGATAGCCAACATGCAAAATATCATTTATTAAAGATTAAAGCCAAAGATAAATGTTATGAAGATATTTCATCAGATACAATTATTTTCAAAGTAAAACAATATTATATTTCCAAAAATGACAAAGAAAATATTGCCCAATCTTTCTTATACTCAGGGCTTGTATTATTAGAACAAGGAGATAATAAAAAAGCAATGCTGGAATTCCTCGAAGCTGAAAGATATATCTCTGGGGTTGATAGACAAGACTGTTTAAGGGGCTTGATTCAATCAAGTATTGCAGAATTATTTTATCAGGAATTATTGCTTGATGAAGCAATTAAAAGATTTAAAACAGCAGCGTTTCATTTTAGTAAATCCAATCATTACACAAATGAAGCTATTACATATAACCAATTAGGACTCTGTTTCCTTATGAAAGAGTCACAGAATGATTCAGCTTCTTTTTATTTACAAAAAGGTTTGGAAATAGCAGATGCATCAAATGATTTAAAGTTAAAAGAAGGATTCCGGCAAAATCTAGGTTTGTTGTATCGTGAGAATGGAAAGCCTGATAAGGCTATTGAATTTTTTAAAGATGCTTTAAACTATACAGAAGATAATGTTATAACTGCGAAAATCTATTATAACATTGCCAAGACATATCTATCTGAAAACAATATTGATTCGACTCAATATTTTATAAATATGGCTCGCATTTTACCCCAATCCGAAACCGATTATCATACAAAAAAGTATTTGAATGAATTAGAATCGAAAATATTAAAATCAAAAGGTGACTATAAACAAGCTTTGTCTTTAAATGAAGAATATTTAAGCTTTATGGAGGAAGAATATTTGATGAATGAAAACAAAGCTATTTTAGATATTGAAAAAAAATATAACTATGAACTAATTAAAAATAAACATAACAATCTTTTAATAAAAAATCAGAGAGTGATTATTATATTCTTAGCTTTATTCATATTGTCTATTATTATGGGGATTTCCTATTACATTAAGTTATCCCTTAATAAAAAAGCTTTAGAAGAAGCAGACCAAAAAATAATAGCATTCACTGATATGGTCGAAAGTTACAAGCAAAGAGTTGAATCCTTCAAGCAGAAAAATGAATCATTCAAACAACAGGAAGAAACATTTAAATCTGTTCTATTCAGGCATTTCAATATATTAAAGAAAGCTGCATTATTGGAGGGCTATATTAGGCAGAGAGATCGAGAGGATGGAGCCAAAATCTTGAAAAAGTTTAATGAAATAATCTATGGTAAAGAAAAACTAGATTGGAATATTCTTTATGACGCAATGAACAAACTACATAATGGATTTCTAGACTCGCTTTATAAAACTTTTCCAGAACTTGATGATGAGGAATTTAAAATCTGTTGTCTTATATATAATGATTTTAGTAATACCGAAATCTCTATTATTTGTGGGTTAAGCAATCGATCAATTACTGCAAGACGGTCATCAATACGCAAAAAAATAGGTGTTGATGACTATGGAAATATAAATGAATTCTTAAAAAAGAGTGTAGAATACTAA
- a CDS encoding helix-turn-helix domain-containing protein — protein sequence MKNKENRPLYHKIYADMIRDKYPDREANCINYLNKRNWTALDVIRVNMILFSNKQGRKEILLGQRHRAYDQKSIKQILQDQKENMLNNKELATKYKLSRNTVAKWKKLFGEEVSE from the coding sequence TTGAAAAACAAAGAGAATAGACCCTTATACCATAAGATATATGCCGACATGATTCGTGATAAATATCCCGATAGAGAGGCGAATTGCATCAATTACTTAAATAAAAGGAATTGGACTGCTTTAGACGTAATACGGGTTAATATGATTTTATTCTCAAATAAACAAGGGCGCAAAGAAATACTTTTGGGACAACGTCACCGCGCTTACGACCAAAAAAGTATAAAGCAAATACTCCAAGATCAGAAAGAGAACATGCTAAATAACAAAGAACTAGCCACAAAATACAAACTTAGTCGCAATACTGTCGCCAAGTGGAAAAAACTGTTCGGAGAAGAAGTAAGCGAGTAG
- a CDS encoding anaerobic ribonucleoside triphosphate reductase has product MIQTVVKRDGRIVGFNEEKIMAAVRKAMLHTEQGEDSTLIRRITDYVSCQGNEQMTVEQIQDMVEMELMKSPRKEVAKKYIAYRDKRSIARKAKTRDMFLEIIDTKSNDITRENANMNADTPAGMMMKFASETTKPFVDDYLLLPEVKEAVRLNYLHIHDKDYYPTKSLTCVQHPLDKILQNGFFAGHGESRPAKRIETASMLGCISLETAQNEMHGGQAIPAFDFYLAPFVRKSFIEEIKVLEQATGIEYKHLYETEIEDYIPCCVKDLAGDKRIIQHAINRTVSRVHQSMEAFIHNMNTIHSRGGNQVVFSSVNYGTDTSAEGRCIIRELLHSTYEGVGSGVTAIFPIQIWKKKRGVNYLPDDKNYDLYILASKVSARRFFPNFLNLDATFNQHEDWKADDPRRFEHEVATMGCRTRVFENRFGKKTSIGRGNLSFSTINLVRIALECRNIENEKERIDCFYSKLNQILDLTALQLHRRFEFQKTAAPKQFPLLMSVLWEGCEQVKDENTIEKVINQGTLGIGFIGLAEALVALVGKHHGEDEQAQKLGLEIITYMKDRVNEFSEKYQHNYSVLATPAEGLAGRFTRRDKKDFGLIKGITDREYYTNSNHVPVYYQCSAHQKAKTEAPYHDLTRGGHIFYVEIDGDATHNPDAILTVVDMMDKYNMGYASVNHNRNRCLKCGYENSDTKLTRCPKCGSDEIDRLQRITGYLVGTTDRWNSAKLAELNDRIIHE; this is encoded by the coding sequence ATGATTCAGACAGTTGTAAAAAGAGACGGACGTATCGTCGGTTTTAATGAGGAAAAAATCATGGCAGCAGTTCGCAAAGCCATGCTACACACCGAACAAGGAGAAGATTCCACTTTAATCAGACGGATTACAGACTATGTATCCTGTCAAGGAAATGAGCAGATGACAGTGGAGCAGATACAAGATATGGTAGAAATGGAATTGATGAAAAGCCCCCGCAAAGAGGTGGCAAAAAAATACATCGCCTATCGTGACAAACGCAGCATTGCCCGCAAAGCAAAAACGCGAGACATGTTTCTGGAAATTATAGATACCAAATCAAACGATATCACGCGCGAAAATGCAAACATGAATGCCGATACTCCTGCCGGCATGATGATGAAGTTTGCTAGCGAAACCACCAAACCATTTGTGGATGATTATTTATTATTGCCGGAGGTAAAAGAAGCTGTTCGCCTCAACTATCTGCATATACACGACAAAGATTATTATCCGACTAAAAGTCTTACTTGCGTACAACATCCTTTAGATAAAATATTACAGAATGGTTTTTTTGCAGGACATGGAGAATCTCGTCCCGCAAAACGCATCGAGACAGCCAGTATGCTAGGTTGTATCTCTCTGGAAACAGCGCAAAATGAGATGCATGGCGGACAGGCTATTCCTGCTTTCGATTTTTATTTAGCTCCATTTGTACGTAAAAGCTTTATTGAAGAAATAAAAGTTCTCGAACAAGCTACAGGAATAGAATACAAACATTTGTACGAAACAGAAATAGAAGATTATATCCCTTGTTGCGTCAAAGATTTAGCAGGAGACAAACGAATTATACAGCATGCTATAAACAGAACAGTGAGCAGAGTTCACCAATCGATGGAGGCCTTTATTCACAATATGAACACAATCCATTCTCGTGGAGGAAATCAGGTCGTATTCAGTTCGGTCAATTACGGAACGGACACCTCCGCTGAAGGGCGCTGCATTATTCGCGAATTACTCCACAGTACATACGAAGGAGTAGGAAGTGGCGTAACGGCTATTTTCCCTATACAAATATGGAAAAAGAAGCGAGGCGTAAACTATTTGCCGGACGACAAAAACTATGACCTTTATATATTAGCAAGCAAAGTAAGTGCCCGCCGTTTCTTCCCTAACTTCTTGAATCTAGATGCGACATTCAACCAACATGAAGACTGGAAAGCAGACGATCCTCGGCGATTTGAACACGAAGTAGCTACAATGGGTTGTCGGACACGCGTATTCGAAAATCGCTTTGGGAAAAAGACATCTATCGGACGGGGGAATCTCTCTTTCTCCACCATCAATCTTGTACGCATTGCCTTAGAATGCAGAAATATAGAAAATGAAAAAGAAAGAATAGATTGCTTCTACAGCAAACTAAACCAGATACTCGACTTAACAGCATTACAATTGCATCGCCGTTTCGAATTTCAGAAAACTGCCGCTCCTAAACAATTCCCATTACTAATGTCTGTATTATGGGAAGGATGCGAGCAGGTAAAAGATGAGAACACGATAGAGAAGGTAATTAATCAAGGCACATTGGGCATTGGTTTTATAGGACTTGCCGAAGCTCTTGTTGCACTTGTAGGTAAGCATCATGGAGAAGATGAGCAAGCTCAAAAACTCGGACTGGAGATAATAACTTATATGAAAGATCGGGTAAATGAATTCTCAGAAAAATATCAGCATAATTACAGTGTACTTGCAACTCCTGCCGAAGGGCTCGCCGGACGCTTTACTCGTCGAGACAAAAAAGACTTTGGGCTAATCAAGGGCATCACAGATCGTGAATATTATACCAATTCCAATCACGTACCCGTATATTACCAATGCAGTGCACATCAGAAAGCAAAGACAGAGGCTCCCTATCATGACCTAACTCGAGGAGGACATATCTTTTATGTAGAGATAGACGGTGATGCCACACACAACCCCGATGCTATATTGACAGTAGTAGATATGATGGATAAATATAATATGGGGTATGCATCAGTCAATCACAATCGCAATCGTTGTTTGAAATGCGGCTATGAAAATTCGGATACAAAGCTCACCCGATGCCCAAAATGCGGTAGCGACGAAATAGATCGCCTGCAACGCATAACAGGTTACCTGGTAGGGACAACAGACCGATGGAACAGCGCAAAACTGGCAGAGTTAAACGACCGCATTATTCATGAATAA
- a CDS encoding helix-turn-helix domain-containing protein, protein MEETSIKKSNHGPNVRRWREWRNINQDVLAEQIGVSQATLSSYEKKDKLEQDILEKIAKVLDIPIEAITELEQGTAINIISSTFHDSSAVNHYTFNPIEKIVELYDEKIALYERMLKDKEEAISLLHEVLKERKG, encoded by the coding sequence ATGGAAGAAACAAGCATAAAGAAGAGCAATCATGGTCCAAACGTCCGCCGTTGGAGAGAATGGCGAAATATCAATCAAGATGTTCTGGCAGAGCAAATAGGAGTATCACAAGCTACTCTTTCGAGCTATGAGAAAAAGGATAAGCTCGAACAGGATATTTTAGAAAAGATTGCTAAGGTTTTAGATATTCCTATTGAAGCTATTACCGAATTAGAACAAGGAACAGCAATAAATATTATATCAAGCACCTTTCATGACAGTTCTGCTGTTAACCATTATACTTTTAATCCTATAGAAAAGATTGTAGAGCTTTATGATGAGAAAATAGCTTTATACGAAAGAATGTTGAAGGATAAAGAAGAGGCTATTTCTTTATTGCATGAGGTGTTGAAGGAGAGGAAGGGGTGA
- a CDS encoding tyrosine-type recombinase/integrase has protein sequence MAKIQTKTKENPKLQQKALADGRQSLYLEYYMGYNKVIDETTGKEKIKHIRSKEYLGLYLLANPRTPEERQKNKETLALANEIRTDKERELVNQKHGKVSPVKQKINFIDYYQSYVDTYTKKDIRMMEGSLQRFKDFLSEYYPALKANVRPDQIDKDMMIKFVEYLQSRSVGEGARGYFQRFKKVVKYAAEKDIFLKNPCNGVVCVVDDSALTKDVLTLEEIQQLAKTPYQNGDIKRAFLFCLYAGLRYCDVVDLKYSNVDYSGKRIKFEQAKTKGHSKHSIVILPLSQTLLSLIGEKPSKDDYIFKLPSHTGCLKALRTWVARARIDKHITWHCARHSFAVNLLGECQTDIKTVASLLGHSGLKHTEKYTRAVDSLKEKAVNSLPEIKF, from the coding sequence ATGGCTAAAATTCAAACAAAAACCAAAGAAAATCCCAAATTACAGCAGAAAGCATTGGCGGATGGCAGGCAAAGTCTATACCTTGAATACTACATGGGATATAATAAAGTGATTGATGAAACTACAGGCAAAGAAAAGATTAAGCATATTAGAAGTAAGGAATATTTAGGGTTATATCTTTTAGCTAATCCGAGAACACCGGAAGAACGCCAGAAAAACAAAGAAACTCTGGCTTTGGCTAATGAGATTCGTACAGACAAAGAAAGAGAATTAGTTAACCAAAAGCATGGTAAAGTATCTCCGGTGAAACAAAAAATAAACTTCATTGACTATTATCAGTCTTATGTAGATACCTATACAAAGAAAGACATTCGCATGATGGAAGGAAGCCTTCAACGATTCAAAGATTTCTTATCTGAATACTACCCTGCATTAAAAGCTAATGTTCGCCCCGATCAGATAGATAAAGATATGATGATTAAGTTTGTCGAATATTTACAAAGCCGATCTGTGGGAGAAGGAGCGAGAGGATATTTTCAACGGTTTAAAAAAGTCGTAAAATATGCAGCAGAAAAAGACATATTCCTTAAAAACCCATGTAATGGGGTTGTTTGTGTTGTAGATGATAGTGCATTAACTAAAGATGTGCTAACATTGGAAGAAATACAGCAGCTTGCTAAAACTCCCTATCAAAATGGCGATATAAAAAGAGCATTCCTTTTCTGCTTATATGCAGGGTTAAGATATTGCGATGTAGTCGATTTAAAATACAGTAATGTAGATTATTCAGGTAAACGAATAAAGTTTGAACAAGCTAAAACTAAAGGCCATTCTAAGCATTCTATTGTAATCTTGCCATTGAGTCAAACATTATTATCACTGATTGGAGAAAAGCCATCTAAAGATGATTATATATTCAAATTACCAAGTCATACGGGATGCTTAAAAGCTCTTAGAACATGGGTTGCTCGTGCAAGGATTGATAAGCACATTACTTGGCATTGCGCCAGACATTCTTTCGCCGTTAATCTTTTAGGAGAGTGTCAAACCGATATAAAAACTGTAGCCTCACTTTTGGGACATAGTGGATTGAAACACACTGAGAAATATACCCGTGCTGTAGATTCGTTAAAAGAAAAAGCTGTAAATTCATTGCCAGAAATAAAATTTTAA
- the rhuM gene encoding Fic family protein translates to MASVKSESKIILYQSPDGNTHIDVKLDGETVWINRQQIAELFDRDIKTIGKHINNALQEELKEIPTVAKFATVGIEGKRRVERQVEHYNLDMIISVGYRVKSNRGIQFRIWANKILKEYLVKGFVVNQQAKVKQLQEALNSIKVLTGIATRSETTKEQANDILQVISDYTYALDTLDKYDYQSLEINNTTEKEQFQANYNNAMEAIDTLRHKFGSSGLFGNEKDQSFKSSINTIYQTFGGEDLYPSVEEKAAMLLYLVVKNHSFSDGNKRIAAFLFLWFLENNGILYKSDGSKLIENNTLVALTLMIAESKTEEKDVMVKVIVNLTNRNN, encoded by the coding sequence ATGGCATCAGTAAAAAGTGAGAGTAAAATTATATTATATCAAAGTCCTGATGGAAACACTCACATAGACGTCAAGTTAGATGGTGAAACTGTATGGATTAACCGTCAACAGATAGCTGAATTATTTGATAGGGATATTAAAACTATTGGTAAGCATATCAATAATGCTCTACAAGAGGAATTGAAGGAAATTCCAACTGTCGCAAAATTTGCGACAGTTGGAATAGAAGGTAAAAGGCGTGTTGAAAGACAAGTCGAACACTATAATCTGGATATGATTATTTCTGTAGGATATAGAGTAAAATCAAATCGAGGTATTCAGTTCCGTATCTGGGCAAATAAAATCTTAAAAGAATATCTTGTAAAAGGCTTTGTTGTCAATCAACAAGCTAAGGTTAAACAGTTGCAAGAAGCATTGAACTCGATAAAGGTATTAACCGGAATAGCGACCAGAAGCGAAACTACAAAAGAACAAGCTAATGATATACTACAAGTCATAAGTGACTATACCTATGCCCTTGATACTTTAGACAAATATGATTACCAATCCCTTGAAATAAATAATACTACCGAAAAAGAGCAATTCCAAGCCAACTATAACAACGCAATGGAAGCAATCGATACGCTTCGACACAAATTTGGCAGTAGTGGACTCTTTGGAAACGAAAAAGACCAATCATTCAAAAGCTCTATTAATACAATTTATCAGACTTTTGGAGGAGAAGATTTATACCCAAGTGTTGAGGAAAAGGCTGCAATGTTATTATATTTGGTTGTTAAAAACCATTCTTTTAGTGATGGTAACAAAAGAATTGCAGCTTTTCTCTTCTTGTGGTTTTTAGAAAACAATGGAATCTTATATAAATCAGATGGCTCAAAATTGATAGAAAATAACACCTTGGTAGCTCTTACTTTGATGATTGCAGAGAGTAAGACAGAAGAGAAGGATGTTATGGTAAAAGTAATTGTAAATCTGACAAATAGAAACAATTAA
- the pflA gene encoding pyruvate formate-lyase-activating protein, whose amino-acid sequence MKGLIHSFESFGTKDGPGIRFVFFMQGCPLRCLYCHNPDTWNMNDKKYELAPEEAFEEVKKVKNFIRNGGITISGGEPLLQPQFIIELFKMCKNEGLHTAIDTSGYILNDKVKEVLEHTDLVLLDIKHINPDKYKNLTAKQLEPTLRFMQYLSEIEKPAWLRYVLVPGFTDDEKDLNDWAKQVSEYKNVQRVDILPFHQMGLHKWEQLGEDYKLKDIAPPEQSEIEEAENIFRNYGLKV is encoded by the coding sequence ATGAAAGGTTTAATTCATTCTTTCGAATCTTTTGGAACTAAAGACGGCCCAGGTATAAGATTTGTATTTTTTATGCAAGGCTGCCCTCTTCGTTGCCTCTATTGCCATAATCCAGACACATGGAATATGAACGATAAGAAGTACGAACTAGCTCCGGAAGAGGCTTTTGAAGAAGTAAAGAAGGTAAAAAACTTCATACGCAATGGGGGCATAACCATTTCGGGAGGAGAACCCCTGCTGCAACCCCAGTTCATTATTGAGCTGTTTAAGATGTGTAAAAATGAAGGTTTACATACAGCTATAGACACATCAGGATATATATTAAATGATAAGGTAAAGGAAGTTTTAGAGCACACAGATCTTGTACTGCTAGACATTAAACATATCAATCCTGATAAATATAAAAACCTCACAGCAAAACAGCTGGAGCCAACACTTCGCTTCATGCAGTACCTCTCAGAAATTGAAAAACCTGCCTGGCTAAGATATGTGCTCGTTCCGGGCTTCACCGACGATGAAAAAGACCTGAATGACTGGGCAAAACAAGTTTCTGAATATAAAAATGTACAGCGAGTAGATATTTTACCTTTTCATCAAATGGGATTACATAAATGGGAGCAGTTAGGTGAAGACTACAAGCTTAAAGACATTGCACCTCCCGAACAGTCGGAAATAGAGGAGGCTGAAAATATTTTCCGAAATTATGGACTTAAGGTCTGA
- a CDS encoding GNAT family N-acetyltransferase: protein MKIKKITEDKDRFMNLLLLGDEQESMIYRYLERGELFALYDTDLKTVCAVTQEDEKTFEIKNIATYQKEQGKGYGSLMMRYIIENYKDKCDILLVGTGDDPTILSFYKKFGFVYSHTVKNFFIDNYNHEIFENGKQLTDMVYLKNEMTKS from the coding sequence ATGAAAATAAAAAAAATAACAGAGGATAAAGACCGGTTTATGAATCTGCTGCTATTGGGCGATGAACAGGAAAGCATGATCTACAGATATTTAGAAAGAGGAGAACTATTTGCGTTATACGACACTGATCTAAAAACCGTTTGTGCCGTTACCCAAGAAGACGAGAAAACTTTCGAAATCAAAAATATTGCAACTTACCAAAAAGAACAGGGGAAAGGATACGGGAGTTTAATGATGAGATATATAATTGAAAACTATAAAGATAAATGTGACATATTATTGGTTGGCACAGGCGACGATCCTACTATATTGTCATTTTACAAAAAATTTGGCTTTGTATATTCACACACCGTAAAAAACTTTTTCATAGACAATTACAACCATGAAATATTTGAAAATGGCAAGCAACTGACAGACATGGTTTATCTAAAGAATGAAATGACAAAATCCTGA
- the nrdG gene encoding anaerobic ribonucleoside-triphosphate reductase activating protein, giving the protein MNKLSILNIIHDTTVDGPGFRTAIYAAGCAHRCSGCHNPQSWNIENGIPHTIDQLLEIIKEDEFANVTFSGGDPLFQVEGFTQLAQRIKAETDKNIWCYTGFLYENILKSERLSLILPFIDFLVDGRYIETLRSEELRFRGSSNQRIINVQTLDEYGDSPQL; this is encoded by the coding sequence ATGAATAAATTATCAATACTAAACATTATACATGACACCACAGTAGATGGTCCCGGATTCAGAACGGCCATCTACGCTGCGGGTTGTGCACACAGATGTTCGGGATGCCACAATCCCCAATCGTGGAATATAGAAAATGGCATACCACACACCATTGATCAGCTATTAGAGATAATAAAAGAAGATGAATTCGCAAACGTTACCTTTTCAGGTGGAGATCCCCTGTTTCAAGTAGAAGGTTTCACACAGCTTGCACAACGAATAAAAGCAGAAACAGACAAAAACATCTGGTGTTATACCGGATTTTTGTATGAAAACATTCTAAAATCGGAAAGGCTTTCTCTAATTCTTCCTTTTATCGATTTTTTGGTAGACGGGAGATATATTGAAACACTGCGAAGCGAAGAGCTACGATTCAGAGGCAGCAGCAATCAAAGAATCATAAATGTGCAAACTTTGGATGAATACGGGGATTCACCTCAACTATAA